A region of Flavobacteriales bacterium DNA encodes the following proteins:
- the rplD gene encoding 50S ribosomal protein L4 encodes MELAVVDRKGKATSKKVTLSKEVFGVEPNEHAIYLDVKQYLAHQRQGTSSSRERSEVRGSTRKIRKQKGSGGARFGDIKSPLLRGGGRVFGPRPAEHGFKLNRKLKQAARRSALSKMAVDNAITVVEDLKFDAIKTKDYAEFLGNLKLSDKKTLLVLNEQDKNIYLSSRNLKGAKVVTVSELNTYGILNANNLLLSESAIATIEKSLS; translated from the coding sequence ATGGAATTAGCAGTAGTCGATAGAAAAGGTAAAGCCACGTCAAAGAAAGTGACGTTGAGCAAAGAGGTTTTTGGTGTAGAGCCGAACGAGCATGCCATCTACCTTGATGTGAAGCAGTACTTGGCCCATCAGCGTCAAGGAACTTCAAGTTCAAGAGAGCGTTCTGAAGTACGCGGTAGTACACGTAAGATCAGAAAGCAGAAAGGTTCTGGTGGAGCGCGTTTCGGGGATATCAAGAGTCCATTGTTGAGAGGTGGAGGCCGTGTATTCGGTCCGCGTCCAGCAGAGCACGGGTTCAAACTGAACAGAAAACTGAAGCAAGCTGCCCGTAGATCGGCTCTTTCTAAGATGGCTGTAGACAACGCTATTACTGTTGTTGAGGATTTGAAATTCGATGCTATCAAGACAAAGGATTACGCTGAGTTTTTGGGCAATTTGAAGCTCTCAGACAAAAAAACTTTGCTGGTTCTGAATGAGCAGGATAAAAACATATATTTGTCCTCCCGAAATTTGAAGGGGGCGAAAGTCGTAACTGTCTCAGAATTAAACACTTACGGCATTTTAAACGCGAATAATCTGCTCCTTTCGGAGAGTGCAATCGCGACAATTGAGAAAAGTTTAAGCTAA
- a CDS encoding 50S ribosomal protein L23, producing MEVLVKPLITEKMTGLAEKRGQYGFVVNRKANKLDVKKAVEQMYGVNVESVNTMVIPGKKRSRNTKTKFIVGRTSAVKKAIVTLAEGQSIDFYSNI from the coding sequence ATGGAAGTTCTAGTTAAACCATTGATAACCGAAAAAATGACAGGCCTTGCTGAAAAGCGTGGTCAGTACGGTTTCGTTGTCAATAGAAAAGCCAATAAACTGGACGTGAAGAAAGCGGTTGAGCAGATGTACGGAGTGAACGTAGAGTCTGTGAATACCATGGTCATTCCAGGCAAGAAGCGAAGCAGAAATACAAAGACCAAATTCATCGTTGGTCGTACATCTGCTGTAAAGAAGGCCATCGTAACATTGGCTGAAGGACAATCCATTGACTTTTATAGCAATATCTGA
- the rplB gene encoding 50S ribosomal protein L2, with translation MAVRKLKPTTPGQRHKVASTFETITASKPEKSLVVGLKKSGGRNNTGKMTMRYIGGGHKKKYRIIDFKRDKDGVNAEVLTIEYDPNRNARIALVQYKDGEKRYIIAPKGLEVGATISSGKGATPDVGNTLFLKDVPMGTTVHCIEMRPGQGALLARSAGTYAQLIAREGKYATLKMPSGEVRMILTTCKATIGTVSNSDYNLERSGKAGRSRWLGRRPRTRPVVMNPVDHPMGGGEGRASGGHPRSRKGLPAKGYKTRYKKKASSKYIVEKRKK, from the coding sequence ATGGCTGTAAGAAAACTAAAACCGACCACCCCGGGACAGAGACATAAGGTTGCCAGTACGTTCGAAACGATTACTGCATCCAAACCAGAGAAGTCTTTGGTAGTTGGACTTAAGAAGTCTGGTGGTCGTAACAATACTGGTAAGATGACCATGCGCTACATCGGTGGTGGTCACAAAAAGAAGTACCGTATCATCGACTTCAAGCGTGATAAGGATGGTGTAAACGCAGAAGTTCTTACCATTGAGTATGACCCGAACCGTAACGCACGTATCGCCCTCGTACAATATAAAGATGGTGAGAAGCGATACATCATTGCCCCTAAGGGATTGGAGGTTGGTGCAACCATTTCTTCAGGTAAAGGTGCTACGCCAGATGTTGGTAACACACTTTTCCTGAAAGATGTACCAATGGGAACCACGGTTCATTGCATTGAGATGCGTCCAGGGCAAGGAGCTCTTCTTGCGCGTAGCGCAGGAACTTATGCTCAGTTGATTGCAAGAGAAGGTAAGTACGCTACGTTGAAGATGCCTTCAGGTGAGGTTCGAATGATCCTTACTACTTGTAAAGCAACTATCGGTACTGTTTCAAACAGCGATTACAACCTTGAGCGTTCTGGTAAGGCAGGTCGTAGCCGTTGGCTGGGAAGAAGACCACGTACTCGTCCAGTAGTGATGAACCCAGTTGATCACCCGATGGGTGGTGGTGAAGGAAGGGCTTCCGGAGGTCACCCAAGATCAAGAAAAGGTCTTCCTGCTAAAGGATACAAGACACGCTACAAGAAGAAAGCTTCAAGTAAGTACATAGTAGAAAAAAGAAAGAAGTAA
- the rpsS gene encoding 30S ribosomal protein S19 yields the protein MARSLKKGPFVDFKLEKRVVDAQETRKKTVIKTWSRRSMITPDFVGLTIAVHNGNKFIPVYVTENMVGHKLGEFSPTRTFRGHSKGKK from the coding sequence ATGGCAAGATCACTTAAAAAAGGGCCTTTTGTAGACTTCAAGCTCGAGAAGCGAGTTGTTGATGCCCAAGAAACAAGGAAGAAGACCGTGATCAAAACTTGGTCAAGAAGGTCAATGATCACTCCTGATTTCGTAGGTCTGACCATTGCAGTACACAACGGAAACAAGTTCATCCCTGTGTATGTAACCGAGAACATGGTAGGTCATAAGTTGGGTGAATTCTCTCCAACACGTACGTTCCGTGGTCACTCAAAAGGTAAGAAGTAA
- a CDS encoding 50S ribosomal protein L22, translating to MGKRKREMADAMKEARKTQYFATLKNVPTSPRKMRLVADLVRGMDVDKALYTLKLHPKEASIRLEKLLLSALSNFEQKSNGGDSANLIVKEISVDGGRSLKRLQTAPQGRAHRIRKRSNHVTLVLDSKN from the coding sequence ATGGGAAAGAGAAAAAGAGAAATGGCAGATGCAATGAAGGAAGCGCGTAAAACGCAGTACTTCGCTACATTGAAAAATGTGCCAACATCACCACGTAAAATGAGGCTTGTAGCCGACCTTGTAAGAGGTATGGATGTAGACAAGGCACTTTACACCTTGAAACTGCACCCGAAAGAGGCTTCGATTCGTTTGGAGAAGCTATTGCTTTCTGCCCTTTCAAACTTCGAGCAGAAGAGCAACGGTGGAGATTCAGCGAACCTTATCGTGAAAGAGATCTCTGTTGACGGTGGTCGTTCATTGAAAAGACTTCAGACAGCACCTCAGGGTAGAGCTCACAGAATTAGAAAAAGATCAAACCACGTAACACTTGTTTTGGATAGCAAGAACTGA